The sequence below is a genomic window from Fusobacterium sp..
GAGTAGAAATAAATGGAAAAGGAATAGGGAACTATGGGGATGTATCAATGTTCAGTCTTCATGCCACTAAAGTTTACAGTACTGTTGAAGGTGGGGCTTTAACATACAGCAATAAAGACTATTCAAAACTTTTTAGATTAGAAAAGAATTTTGGAATAACAGGCCCTGAAGAAGTTATTCAAAATGGTGGGAATGCTAAAATGAATGAATTTCAGGCAGCCATGGGACTTGTAAATTTAAAATATGTTGATGTTGAAATTTTGAAAAGAAAGAAATTAGTAGAAAGATATAGAGAACTTTTAAAAGATATAGAGGGGATAAGATATTTAGAGGATATAAAAGGAATAAGACATAATTATGCTTATTTTCCAATAATAATTGATGAAAAAGTTTATGAAATAAATAGAGATGAAGTATTTGAAAAACTAAAAGATTATAATATTTTTGCTAGAAAATATTTCTATCCTTTAATAAATAACTTTGAATGTTATAAAGAAAAATATAAAGATATAGTGTTGCCAAATGCTGAATATGTTTCAGATAGAGTAATGACCCTTCCAATGTATGGAGATTTAACTTTAGAAGAAGTTGATTATATTTGTAAAACTTTAAAATTAATTGGAGGGTAATATGAGTTTTTATACAAAAGAAAAATTAAAAGAGATAGGATTTAAATCAATAGGAGAAAATGTACTAATAAGTGATAAATGTAGTATATATTCCCCTGAAAAGATTTCAATTGGAAATAATGTGAGGATTGATGATTTTTGTATTTTAAGTGGGAATATAAAAA
It includes:
- a CDS encoding DegT/DnrJ/EryC1/StrS family aminotransferase; protein product: MEKLNKKIMVTKSFLPPYEEYCEEIKEIWNTYWLTNMGIKHETLKEKMKQYLDVDNITLCSNGHLALEMAIRALKLTGEVITTPYTFASTTHAITRCGLTPVFCDIEMENFTIDTSKIEELITEKTSAIIPVHVYGNPCNVEEIERIAKKHNLKVIYDAAHTFGVEINGKGIGNYGDVSMFSLHATKVYSTVEGGALTYSNKDYSKLFRLEKNFGITGPEEVIQNGGNAKMNEFQAAMGLVNLKYVDVEILKRKKLVERYRELLKDIEGIRYLEDIKGIRHNYAYFPIIIDEKVYEINRDEVFEKLKDYNIFARKYFYPLINNFECYKEKYKDIVLPNAEYVSDRVMTLPMYGDLTLEEVDYICKTLKLIGG